From the Astatotilapia calliptera chromosome 6, fAstCal1.2, whole genome shotgun sequence genome, one window contains:
- the LOC113023451 gene encoding NACHT, LRR and PYD domains-containing protein 12-like isoform X1, translated as MTSVDLLDILEELTGKEFDDFKWFLQQDSCLEGLPSIKACQLEKAERRDTVTLMVQIYRLPGAVEVTRKVLERISRNDLLQSLSSLSHTQAPLHHPEDVVVPVPEPRPIKFFQQILQSNFQDKFMCTQEGWTEDKQRLVDIYTELYITAGYDVHINTQHEIQQIDKVWKPAEPEKPIRPTDMFKHPSGDYRPIKTVMTNGIAGIGKTFLVHKFVLDWAEQRSNQDVHLIFPFTFRQLNPLKGEKFSLAELIHECIPETVGIPQEALNYIFTDVQSSGITNYDKSKFKLLFVFDGLDESRLHLDLHSEDIRSVDVTKATKTDVLLRKLINGKLLRSARIWVTTRPAAANQIPREFISSTTEVRGFTDQQKEDYFRKRVKGKEEADKLISHIVTSRSLHIMCHIPVFCWITATVLEDVLKTREGGELPKTLTEMYAEFLMFQIDRTKEKYGPEKSIQYIKSLAKLAFEQLEKGNLIFYEKDLRESGIDFSEASVCSGVFTEIFKEDRGRKGKDKMFSFVHLSVQEFLAALYVRMSLINSNKNVMLSPQPSMRNLQLLLSKTSSKKIHRISIDRALQSPNGHLDLFLRFLLGLSLQTNQDKLQSLLKKTDCQSKTNQKTIQYIKEKLSENLSPERNINLLHCLNELNDRSLIEEIQQYLSSGSLSTYELSPAQWSALVFILLSSEEHLHVFDLKKYSASASEEAFLRLLPVVKASTKALLSGCNLSERSCEALSSVLSSQSSNLRELDLSNNSLQGLGLKLLSAILETPHCTLQSLRLNQTNLTAKCCQDFSLFLNSQFSSLRDLDLSNNDLKDSGVRLLSAGMVHHHFNLQTLRLNQTGLTEECCNQLSSVLSSQVLSLRMLDVSNNDLRDLGVMLLSAGLKDSDCALETLKLSGCQITEEGCTSLASSLSSNPSHLRELDLSYNHPGDSGVKLLSAGLKDPQWRLETLWLEHCGEQRLRPGLKKYFCALVPDTNTLHRNLKLSDNNRKLTRVMEEQPYPFHSERFHSFVQMVCTSGLTGRCYWEVEWEGVIDIAVSYRENRNTFQRVRFGDNNYSWSLRCSHVGFYAMHNNRGTRVSSSSVLDRIAVYVDWPAGMLSFYRISSDSLIHLHTFNTTFTEPVYPGFWLSNHSSVSLCSL; from the exons ATGACGTCAGTCGACCTCTTGGACATTCTGGAGGAGTTGACAGGAAAGGAGTTTGATGACTTTAAGTGGTTCCTGCAGCAGGACAGCTGCCTGGAAGGCCTTCCATCAATCAAAGCATGTCAGCTGGAAAAAGCAGAAAGGCGGGACACCGTGACTCTGATGGTACAGATCTACAGACTTCCAGGAGCTGTGGAGGTGACCAGAAAGGTTCTAGAAAGGATCAGCAGGAATGACCTGTTGCAGAGCTTgtcttctctctcacacacacaggctcctCTTCATCACCCTGAAG ATGTGGTGGTTCCAGTACCAGAGCCTCGCCCCATCAAGTTTTTCCAGCAAATACTTCAATCAAACTTCCAGGACAAGTTTATGTGCACCCAAGAAGGTTGGACAGAAGATAAACAGCGTCTGGTTGATATCTACACAGAGCTGTACATCACAGCTGGGTATGATGTACATATCAACACACAGCATGAGATCCAGCAGATTGACAAAGTATGGAAGCCAGCAGAGCCAGAGAAACCTATTAGACCCACAGACATGTTCAAACATCCTTCAGGAGACTACAGACCCATCAAAACAGTGATGACCAATGGAATCGCAGGAATTGGAAAAACTTTCCTTGTTCACAAGTTTGTTTTGGACTGGGCTGAACAAAGGTCCAATCAAGATGTGCATCTGATTTTCCCCTTCACCTTCCGTCAGCTGAATCCTCTGAAGGGAGAAAAGTTCAGTTTGGCAGAGCTCATTCATGAATGCATCCCAGAAACTGTAGGCATCCCACAGGAGGCTCTTAATTACATCTTTACAGATGTTCAGTCATCAGGAATCACCAACTATGACAAGAGTAAATTCAaacttctgtttgtgtttgatggGCTGGATGAGAGCCGCCTTCATCTCGACCTTCATTCTGAAGACATTCGCTCTGTCGATGTAACAAAGGCAACTAAAACAGATGTCCTGCTGAGGAAACTCATCAATGGGAAACTGCTACGCTCTGCTCGCATCTGGGTAACCACACGGCCTGCAgcggccaatcagatccctcgaGAGTTTATCAGCAGTACAACAGAGGTCAGGGGGTTCACCGACCAACAGAAAGAGGACTACTTCAGGAAGAGAGTCAAAGGTAAGGAGGAGGCTGACAAACTCATCTCCCATATCGtgacatcacgaagcctccacatcatgtgccacatcccagtcttctgctggatcactgcaacagttctggaggatgtgttgaaaaccagagagggaggagagctgcccaagacTCTGACTGAGATGTACGCAGAGTTCCTGATGTTTCAGATTGATCGGACAAAAGAAAAGTATGGCCCAGAGAAGAGCATTCAATACATTAAGTCATTAGCAAAACTGGCCTTTGAGCAGCTGGAAAAGGgcaacctgatcttctatgagaAGGATCTGAGAGAGAGCGGCATTGATTTCAGTGAAGCCTCGGTGtgctcaggagtgttcacagaGATCTTCAAAGAAGATCGAGGAAGGAAAGGGAAAGACAAGATGTTCAGCTTCGTCCATCTGAgcgttcaggagtttctggctgctctttatGTGAGGATGTCGCTTATAAATAGCAACAAAAATGTGATGCTTTCACCACAGCCCTCAATGCGCAATCTTCAACTGCTTTTAAGTAAAACATCTTCAAAGAAGATCCACAGGATTTCGATTGACAGggccttacagagtccaaacggacacctggacttgttccttcGCTTCCTCttgggtctttcactgcagaccaatcaggaTAAACTACAGAGCCTACTGAAAAAAACAGACTGTCAGTCAAAAACCAACCAGAAAACAATCCAGTATATCAAGGagaagctcagtgagaatctgtctCCAGAGAGAAACATTAATCTTCTCCACTGCCTGAATGAACTAAATGATCGTTCTTTAATAGAGGAAATCCAACAGTATCTAAGTTCAGGAAGCCTCTCCACATATGAACTTTCTCCAGCTCAGTGGTCAGCtttggtcttcatcttactgtcatcagaagaacatctgcatgtttttgacctgaagaaatattctgcttctgcttcagaAGAAGCTTTTTTGAGGCTTttgccagtggtcaaagcctccaCCAAAGCTCT ATTGAGTGGCTGTAAtctgtcagagagaagctgtgaagcttTGTCTTCAGTTCTCAGTTCCCAGTCCTCCAATCTGAGAGAACTGGACTTGAGTAACAACAGTTTGCAGGGATTGGGTCTGAAGTTGCTCTCTGCAATACTGGAGACTCCTCACTGTACACTACAGAGCCTCAG GTTGAATCAAACCaatctcacagcaaaatgctgcCAGGACTTCTCACTATTTCTCAACTCCCAGTTCTCCAGTCTGAGAGAcctggacctgagtaacaatGACCTGAAGGATTCAGGAGTGAGACTACTCTCTGCTGGAATGGTTCATCATCACTTTAACCTACAGACGCTCAG GTTGAATCAAACTGGTCTTACAGAGGAATGCTGCAACCAATTGTCGTCGGTACTCAGCTCCCAGGTGTTAAGTCTGAGAATGCTGGACGTGAGTAACAACGATCTGCGCGATTTAGGCGTGATGCTACTCTCTGCTGGACTGAAGGATTCTGACTGTGCACTAGAGACTCTCAA GCTGTCAGGCTGCCAGATCACAGAGGAGGGCTGTACTTCTCTGGCCTCATCTCTGAGTTCCAATCcttcccatctgagagagctggatcTGAGCTACAATCACCCAGGAGACTCAGGAGTGAAGCTTCTTTCTGCTGGGCTGAAGGATCCTCAGTGGAGACTTGAAACTCTCTG GCTGGAACATTGTGGAGAGCAGAGGCTGAGACCCGGTCTAAagaagt ATTTCTGTGCACTTGTACCGGACACAAATACATTACACAGAAACCTCAAACtatctgacaacaacaggaagctGACACGTGTGATGGAAGAGCAGCCATATCCCTTTCACTCAGAGAGGTTTCACTCCTTTGTGCAAATGGTGTGTACCAGTGGactgactggtcgctgttactgggaggtggagtgggAAGGAGTGATTGACATAGCAGTGagttacagagaaaacagaaacactttCCAGAGGGTTCGGTTTGGAGACAATAACTACTCGTGGAGTCTAAGGTGCTCTCATGTTGGGTTCTATGCAATGCACAATAACAGAGGAACACgcgtctcctcctcctctgtcctcgACAGAATAGCAGTGTACGTGGACTGGCCTGCTGGCATGCTGTCCTTCTACAGAATCTCCTCTGActcactgatccacctccacaccttcaacaccacattcactgaacCTGTGTATCCTGGGTTCTGGTTGTCCAATCACTCCTCGGTGTCTCTGTGTTCTCTGTAG
- the LOC113023451 gene encoding NACHT, LRR and PYD domains-containing protein 3-like isoform X2, which translates to MTSVDLLDILEELTGKEFDDFKWFLQQDSCLEGLPSIKACQLEKAERRDTVTLMVQIYRLPGAVEVTRKVLERISRNDLLQSLSSLSHTQAPLHHPEDVVVPVPEPRPIKFFQQILQSNFQDKFMCTQEGWTEDKQRLVDIYTELYITAGYDVHINTQHEIQQIDKVWKPAEPEKPIRPTDMFKHPSGDYRPIKTVMTNGIAGIGKTFLVHKFVLDWAEQRSNQDVHLIFPFTFRQLNPLKGEKFSLAELIHECIPETVGIPQEALNYIFTDVQSSGITNYDKSKFKLLFVFDGLDESRLHLDLHSEDIRSVDVTKATKTDVLLRKLINGKLLRSARIWVTTRPAAANQIPREFISSTTEVRGFTDQQKEDYFRKRVKGKEEADKLISHIVTSRSLHIMCHIPVFCWITATVLEDVLKTREGGELPKTLTEMYAEFLMFQIDRTKEKYGPEKSIQYIKSLAKLAFEQLEKGNLIFYEKDLRESGIDFSEASVCSGVFTEIFKEDRGRKGKDKMFSFVHLSVQEFLAALYVRMSLINSNKNVMLSPQPSMRNLQLLLSKTSSKKIHRISIDRALQSPNGHLDLFLRFLLGLSLQTNQDKLQSLLKKTDCQSKTNQKTIQYIKEKLSENLSPERNINLLHCLNELNDRSLIEEIQQYLSSGSLSTYELSPAQWSALVFILLSSEEHLHVFDLKKYSASASEEAFLRLLPVVKASTKALLSGCNLSERSCEALSSVLSSQSSNLRELDLSNNSLQGLGLKLLSAILETPHCTLQSLRLNQTNLTAKCCQDFSLFLNSQFSSLRDLDLSNNDLKDSGVRLLSAGMVHHHFNLQTLRLNQTGLTEECCNQLSSVLSSQVLSLRMLDVSNNDLRDLGVMLLSAGLKDSDCALETLKVQCLHTRLNYGTEHVSDTTWNSTCYH; encoded by the exons ATGACGTCAGTCGACCTCTTGGACATTCTGGAGGAGTTGACAGGAAAGGAGTTTGATGACTTTAAGTGGTTCCTGCAGCAGGACAGCTGCCTGGAAGGCCTTCCATCAATCAAAGCATGTCAGCTGGAAAAAGCAGAAAGGCGGGACACCGTGACTCTGATGGTACAGATCTACAGACTTCCAGGAGCTGTGGAGGTGACCAGAAAGGTTCTAGAAAGGATCAGCAGGAATGACCTGTTGCAGAGCTTgtcttctctctcacacacacaggctcctCTTCATCACCCTGAAG ATGTGGTGGTTCCAGTACCAGAGCCTCGCCCCATCAAGTTTTTCCAGCAAATACTTCAATCAAACTTCCAGGACAAGTTTATGTGCACCCAAGAAGGTTGGACAGAAGATAAACAGCGTCTGGTTGATATCTACACAGAGCTGTACATCACAGCTGGGTATGATGTACATATCAACACACAGCATGAGATCCAGCAGATTGACAAAGTATGGAAGCCAGCAGAGCCAGAGAAACCTATTAGACCCACAGACATGTTCAAACATCCTTCAGGAGACTACAGACCCATCAAAACAGTGATGACCAATGGAATCGCAGGAATTGGAAAAACTTTCCTTGTTCACAAGTTTGTTTTGGACTGGGCTGAACAAAGGTCCAATCAAGATGTGCATCTGATTTTCCCCTTCACCTTCCGTCAGCTGAATCCTCTGAAGGGAGAAAAGTTCAGTTTGGCAGAGCTCATTCATGAATGCATCCCAGAAACTGTAGGCATCCCACAGGAGGCTCTTAATTACATCTTTACAGATGTTCAGTCATCAGGAATCACCAACTATGACAAGAGTAAATTCAaacttctgtttgtgtttgatggGCTGGATGAGAGCCGCCTTCATCTCGACCTTCATTCTGAAGACATTCGCTCTGTCGATGTAACAAAGGCAACTAAAACAGATGTCCTGCTGAGGAAACTCATCAATGGGAAACTGCTACGCTCTGCTCGCATCTGGGTAACCACACGGCCTGCAgcggccaatcagatccctcgaGAGTTTATCAGCAGTACAACAGAGGTCAGGGGGTTCACCGACCAACAGAAAGAGGACTACTTCAGGAAGAGAGTCAAAGGTAAGGAGGAGGCTGACAAACTCATCTCCCATATCGtgacatcacgaagcctccacatcatgtgccacatcccagtcttctgctggatcactgcaacagttctggaggatgtgttgaaaaccagagagggaggagagctgcccaagacTCTGACTGAGATGTACGCAGAGTTCCTGATGTTTCAGATTGATCGGACAAAAGAAAAGTATGGCCCAGAGAAGAGCATTCAATACATTAAGTCATTAGCAAAACTGGCCTTTGAGCAGCTGGAAAAGGgcaacctgatcttctatgagaAGGATCTGAGAGAGAGCGGCATTGATTTCAGTGAAGCCTCGGTGtgctcaggagtgttcacagaGATCTTCAAAGAAGATCGAGGAAGGAAAGGGAAAGACAAGATGTTCAGCTTCGTCCATCTGAgcgttcaggagtttctggctgctctttatGTGAGGATGTCGCTTATAAATAGCAACAAAAATGTGATGCTTTCACCACAGCCCTCAATGCGCAATCTTCAACTGCTTTTAAGTAAAACATCTTCAAAGAAGATCCACAGGATTTCGATTGACAGggccttacagagtccaaacggacacctggacttgttccttcGCTTCCTCttgggtctttcactgcagaccaatcaggaTAAACTACAGAGCCTACTGAAAAAAACAGACTGTCAGTCAAAAACCAACCAGAAAACAATCCAGTATATCAAGGagaagctcagtgagaatctgtctCCAGAGAGAAACATTAATCTTCTCCACTGCCTGAATGAACTAAATGATCGTTCTTTAATAGAGGAAATCCAACAGTATCTAAGTTCAGGAAGCCTCTCCACATATGAACTTTCTCCAGCTCAGTGGTCAGCtttggtcttcatcttactgtcatcagaagaacatctgcatgtttttgacctgaagaaatattctgcttctgcttcagaAGAAGCTTTTTTGAGGCTTttgccagtggtcaaagcctccaCCAAAGCTCT ATTGAGTGGCTGTAAtctgtcagagagaagctgtgaagcttTGTCTTCAGTTCTCAGTTCCCAGTCCTCCAATCTGAGAGAACTGGACTTGAGTAACAACAGTTTGCAGGGATTGGGTCTGAAGTTGCTCTCTGCAATACTGGAGACTCCTCACTGTACACTACAGAGCCTCAG GTTGAATCAAACCaatctcacagcaaaatgctgcCAGGACTTCTCACTATTTCTCAACTCCCAGTTCTCCAGTCTGAGAGAcctggacctgagtaacaatGACCTGAAGGATTCAGGAGTGAGACTACTCTCTGCTGGAATGGTTCATCATCACTTTAACCTACAGACGCTCAG GTTGAATCAAACTGGTCTTACAGAGGAATGCTGCAACCAATTGTCGTCGGTACTCAGCTCCCAGGTGTTAAGTCTGAGAATGCTGGACGTGAGTAACAACGATCTGCGCGATTTAGGCGTGATGCTACTCTCTGCTGGACTGAAGGATTCTGACTGTGCACTAGAGACTCTCAA agTCCAGTGTTTACACACAAGACTAAATTACGGTACTGAGCATGTCAGTGATACTACATGGAACAGCACTTGTTATCATTGA